The genomic segment CAGGTCGAGCGTGAAGTGCAGGTAGATATTACTCAGCACAGGCGATATTGGGCCGCCTTGTGGCGTGCCCTCATTGGTTGAAATCAGTGCCCCATCAACCATCGCCCCGGCCTTAAGCCATTTTCCAATCAGCTTAAGAATTGCCGGGTCGGCGATCCGGTGGGCCACCATCTTGCGCAACCACTGATGACTGATGCGGGTGAAGTAGCTGCGAATATCGGCCTCGAATACGTGGTTCACCTTCTTGGACACGATTTGCAAGCGCAGCGCCTGCAGAGCGTGATGAGGGTTGCGCCCCGGTCGAAAGCCGTAACTGCAGTCGAGGAAATCCGCTTCGAACACTGCCTCGATAATGCGCGCTACCGCTCGCTGCAGCAGCCGATCCGCGACCGTGGGGATCCCCAAAGGGCGCGTTCCGGTTTTGCCTGGCCCTTTGGGTATTTCAACCCGCCGAACCGGTGGCGCGCGATAGGCGCCTGCTCGAAGTTGTGTACAAATCTCCTCGACCCGCTGCTTCAACTCGCTCTCAAACTGCTCGGTGCTCTCCCCATCGATCCCACTGGCCGCGCGCCGGTTCATCATGCCCCACGTTTCCGTGAGGAATTCCGGCGTCAGCAAGTGCGCCAACGAGGTGAATCGCACCGTGCGATCCAGTTTGGCCTTCTTCGCTATCTGACTCAGTTGCGTTGACATCATGTTCCTGCCTCTGTGAGTGCGGGTGATGTTTCCCGACAGTCAGCCTTCATCTGCTTCGCCGCTTCCCCGTGTACGCAGTTTTCCTGCGCTCTGAGTACTACCAGCGAATCCGACTTCCACTGCAGCGTCTGCCTTTCTCAGGAATGATCCATTCGTCCAGCATACTCCGCTCGTTTCCGCTCCGAGCCGAGACCACAGTGGATCTCTCAGGTTCCTCAATGCTTCCGTTTCCGAACGTGCCGTGCTCTCTGACCCCGCCGCAGTCTCCGGTCACCATCG from the Candidatus Binatia bacterium genome contains:
- the ltrA gene encoding group II intron reverse transcriptase/maturase, giving the protein MMSTQLSQIAKKAKLDRTVRFTSLAHLLTPEFLTETWGMMNRRAASGIDGESTEQFESELKQRVEEICTQLRAGAYRAPPVRRVEIPKGPGKTGTRPLGIPTVADRLLQRAVARIIEAVFEADFLDCSYGFRPGRNPHHALQALRLQIVSKKVNHVFEADIRSYFTRISHQWLRKMVAHRIADPAILKLIGKWLKAGAMVDGALISTNEGTPQGGPISPVLSNIYLHFTLDLWFEKKFKAQCQGEAYLVRFADDFVGSFQFWGDAQNFQRQLRERFAQFNLELAEEKTRLLLFGRFAAVERRKHGHRPETFEFLGFKHVCGEDRAGRFALIRIPSTKSCRKFLARAREWLLGHRHWKRRQQQQHLTVMLRGFYQYFALHHCDRKLSWIRHEVQRHWVHALQRRGQRQRISWVYLSDRPWFELPSARTLHPTV